Proteins from a single region of Candidatus Woesearchaeota archaeon:
- a CDS encoding cation:proton antiporter, whose product MSLGVFVEFALIFAIVLLFAAFARVLKQPLIIGYILAGIAVGPFFLNLVQSSETVSTLAQMGVTFLLFIVGISLNPKVIKEVGKVSLITGIGQVIFTSIIGFGICKLLGYSTLTSVYVSVALTFSSTIIIMKLLTDKRDLDTLYGKIAIGFLIVQDLIAILILVILSSVPSGENIGAVAIHTLLKIVIAIGILGIISWKVLPPVTRFIAKSQEFLLLFSIGWCFVVAAIFYYFNISIEAGALLAGVTLSSSAYSYEISSKIKPLRDFFIMLFFVLLGSQMTFANLSSYVIPIIVLSLFILVANPLIMFLLMSWLGYTKRNSFFTGLIVAQISEFSLVLVALGVQLGHVNQEILSLVTFVGLITIAGSTYLVLSGDKIYPYLAKYLALFERKGKKVDQLGTHTSGFYDVILFGYNRIGFDILNAIKKIGKKVLIVDYDPAVIEKLTQQGFDCKYGDVNDVEMLNELDFRHCKMAISTIPVQETNMLLIKKIKQTNKNTIIKVVSHQIDEAMALYDAGASYVIMPHFLGGKHISSMIEEYGFDSHKFGKEKSNHIKYLHKRRQVGHEHPKAEGLR is encoded by the coding sequence ATGAGTTTAGGTGTTTTTGTAGAATTTGCACTTATTTTTGCTATTGTTCTACTCTTCGCAGCATTTGCTCGTGTTCTTAAACAGCCACTCATTATTGGTTATATTTTAGCTGGTATTGCTGTAGGTCCATTTTTTCTAAATTTAGTTCAATCCAGTGAAACAGTATCCACCCTTGCGCAGATGGGAGTCACTTTTCTCTTATTCATAGTGGGCATAAGTCTTAATCCTAAAGTTATCAAAGAAGTAGGAAAAGTGTCCTTAATTACTGGAATTGGTCAAGTTATTTTCACATCAATTATTGGGTTTGGTATTTGTAAACTGCTTGGGTACTCAACCCTCACTTCTGTATATGTAAGCGTTGCGTTAACATTTAGTAGCACGATTATCATCATGAAGCTTCTTACCGACAAACGTGATCTTGACACATTGTATGGAAAAATTGCCATTGGGTTTCTCATCGTGCAGGATCTTATTGCGATCCTTATTCTGGTAATTCTCTCATCTGTTCCCAGCGGTGAAAACATTGGTGCGGTTGCAATACATACCTTGCTCAAAATTGTTATCGCCATAGGCATATTGGGGATTATTAGCTGGAAAGTTCTTCCTCCAGTAACTCGTTTTATTGCAAAATCACAAGAATTTCTGCTTCTCTTCTCCATTGGCTGGTGTTTTGTCGTTGCTGCTATTTTTTACTATTTTAATATCTCCATTGAAGCAGGAGCATTACTTGCAGGTGTAACTCTTTCCTCTTCCGCATATAGCTATGAAATCAGTTCTAAGATTAAACCATTACGTGATTTTTTCATTATGCTCTTTTTCGTCTTACTTGGCTCTCAAATGACCTTTGCCAATCTCAGCTCTTATGTGATTCCTATCATCGTCTTATCTCTCTTTATTTTGGTTGCCAATCCTCTTATCATGTTTTTGCTTATGTCCTGGTTGGGTTACACCAAACGCAATAGTTTTTTTACAGGCCTGATTGTTGCGCAAATTAGCGAGTTCTCATTAGTGCTTGTTGCATTAGGCGTTCAATTAGGTCATGTCAATCAAGAAATCCTCTCTCTCGTAACATTTGTAGGATTAATAACCATTGCGGGATCTACCTATCTTGTTTTATCTGGTGACAAAATCTACCCTTATCTTGCAAAATATCTTGCCCTCTTTGAAAGAAAAGGCAAAAAAGTCGACCAATTAGGAACACACACATCTGGATTTTATGATGTTATCCTCTTTGGGTACAATCGTATTGGTTTTGACATTCTCAATGCAATTAAAAAAATAGGTAAAAAAGTGTTGATAGTTGACTACGATCCTGCGGTCATCGAGAAATTAACTCAACAAGGTTTTGACTGTAAATATGGTGATGTCAATGATGTGGAGATGCTTAATGAATTGGACTTTCGGCATTGTAAAATGGCGATCTCAACAATTCCTGTTCAAGAGACCAACATGCTTCTCATTAAAAAAATCAAACAGACTAACAAAAACACCATTATCAAAGTAGTGTCACACCAAATTGACGAAGCGATGGCATTATACGATGCTGGTGCTAGTTATGTTATTATGCCTCATTTTTTGGGTGGAAAACACATTTCTTCCATGATCGAGGAGTATGGGTTTGATAGTCACAAGTTTGGAAAAGAGAAATCTAATCATATCAAATATCTTCATAAACGACGGCAGGTTGGACACGAACATCCTAAAGCGGAAGGACTACGATAA
- a CDS encoding chorismate mutase translates to METLESVRKEIDIVDNHILAQLKRRMELVEKVGKIKQSQTLLAEQTERENEIIQRLLASKGSLPSNFIIAVWRLLFDQAKKQQR, encoded by the coding sequence ATGGAAACATTAGAATCAGTACGTAAAGAAATAGATATTGTGGACAACCACATTCTTGCGCAACTTAAACGCCGTATGGAACTAGTTGAAAAAGTAGGAAAAATAAAACAGAGCCAAACCCTGCTTGCAGAACAAACCGAACGGGAAAATGAAATCATTCAACGTCTGCTTGCTAGCAAAGGAAGTCTGCCATCAAACTTTATTATTGCCGTATGGAGATTGTTGTTTGATCAAGCAAAGAAACAACAAAGATAG
- a CDS encoding heavy-metal-associated domain-containing protein: MTKTTISVQGTHCQSCKMLIEDVLSEISGIKSSSVDFKTGKVVIEYEGKLDTAKVKKEIEAIGKYKVII, from the coding sequence ATGACGAAAACAACCATAAGTGTACAAGGGACCCATTGTCAATCGTGCAAGATGCTAATTGAAGATGTCCTTAGTGAAATCTCCGGCATTAAATCTAGCTCCGTCGATTTCAAAACCGGCAAAGTTGTCATTGAGTATGAAGGCAAGTTAGATACTGCAAAAGTCAAAAAAGAAATTGAAGCAATAGGGAAGTATAAAGTAATAATTTAA
- a CDS encoding DUF2000 domain-containing protein: MEFTPFKHKLVAVLNEKIETGRVMNALAHMALGIGGSVEKEKLRLQDYHDASGGVHPAISDIPFIVLKANSSQIKMLKRLVCEQGIEHTDFIHTMIDKTYVEQHEKTQQTKEEDLEYWGICLFGDWSTVSTLTKKFSLWR; the protein is encoded by the coding sequence ATGGAGTTCACACCATTTAAGCACAAATTAGTTGCCGTTCTTAACGAGAAGATTGAGACAGGACGAGTGATGAATGCATTGGCACATATGGCGTTGGGAATAGGAGGAAGTGTTGAGAAAGAGAAGTTGCGATTACAGGATTATCATGATGCGAGTGGAGGTGTTCACCCTGCAATATCTGATATTCCATTCATTGTGTTGAAAGCGAATTCTTCTCAGATTAAAATGTTAAAGAGATTAGTTTGTGAGCAAGGTATTGAGCATACTGATTTTATTCACACCATGATTGATAAGACCTATGTCGAACAACATGAGAAAACTCAACAGACGAAAGAGGAAGATTTAGAATATTGGGGGATTTGTTTGTTTGGGGATTGGTCAACTGTTAGCACGTTAACGAAAAAATTTTCTTTGTGGAGGTAA
- a CDS encoding helix-turn-helix domain-containing protein, producing MFKVQFAITHEGCWGSEIHTKFPQYEFSSIDCRWVKGNVAHILLVRGNQKEFPVIVQYLRKRRDVVEVEELSQDDQSLHLRVTSRKNRIMEQFSDMFFENNCFPLASTRFEKNKEIWTLGSAHKENITKVYEQLKAHHPVSINSSGVRVISDLITQKQREALTSAYHLGYYEWPRGKSIQEICEVLKVPKTVFLSHLRKAEQKVMKEFMTK from the coding sequence ATGTTCAAAGTTCAATTCGCTATTACCCATGAAGGCTGTTGGGGTTCAGAGATTCATACTAAGTTTCCACAATACGAATTCTCATCGATTGATTGTCGATGGGTGAAAGGTAATGTTGCACATATCCTTTTAGTACGTGGTAATCAAAAAGAATTTCCCGTGATTGTACAATATTTAAGAAAGCGCCGTGATGTTGTGGAAGTAGAAGAGCTTTCACAAGACGACCAATCGTTGCATTTACGAGTTACAAGTCGTAAGAATCGTATAATGGAGCAGTTTTCAGATATGTTCTTTGAGAATAATTGCTTTCCTCTTGCGTCAACTCGCTTTGAGAAAAATAAAGAAATATGGACATTAGGATCAGCACACAAAGAGAACATTACTAAAGTATACGAACAACTTAAAGCACATCATCCTGTAAGTATAAACTCCTCTGGCGTTAGAGTTATTTCTGACCTTATTACACAAAAACAACGGGAAGCATTGACTTCTGCATATCATTTAGGCTATTACGAATGGCCGCGTGGTAAATCTATTCAGGAGATCTGTGAGGTGTTGAAAGTGCCTAAAACTGTTTTTTTGTCTCATCTACGCAAGGCCGAACAAAAAGTGATGAAAGAATTCATGACTAAGTAG
- a CDS encoding histidine phosphatase family protein — MKKLIFMRHGYLEGKYKDYTSLKFEEFENLLLKKVNPSIDEQRTEIVLRDKEIISSIDFIVCSDEKRAMETAEIVKKITGVNFETSHSLREVTFFKGIITTNDIEDFHYLRTIILTRFYYSHHSEKFEDAITRFLLFLDYVKTLNYNTILCITHGWFMRLIYIYSLNRPLKEISLRELLEANVATFLDTIEIVID, encoded by the coding sequence ATGAAAAAATTAATCTTTATGAGACATGGATATTTAGAAGGAAAATATAAAGATTATACCTCCTTGAAATTTGAAGAATTTGAAAATTTATTACTTAAAAAAGTAAACCCAAGTATTGATGAGCAAAGAACTGAAATCGTTTTGAGAGATAAAGAGATTATCTCCAGTATAGACTTTATTGTTTGTTCTGATGAAAAAAGGGCAATGGAAACGGCAGAAATAGTAAAAAAAATAACTGGTGTTAATTTTGAAACTTCACATTCTCTACGGGAAGTTACTTTTTTTAAAGGAATTATTACCACTAATGATATTGAAGATTTTCATTACTTAAGAACGATAATACTAACACGTTTTTATTATTCTCATCATTCTGAAAAATTTGAAGATGCCATTACAAGATTCTTACTATTCTTGGATTACGTTAAAACATTAAATTATAACACGATTTTATGTATCACCCATGGGTGGTTTATGAGGCTAATTTACATTTACTCATTGAATAGACCATTGAAGGAGATATCATTAAGAGAATTATTAGAAGCAAATGTCGCTACCTTTTTGGATACGATTGAAATAGTGATAGATTAA
- a CDS encoding sulfite exporter TauE/SafE family protein gives MKKCTYSIKGMHCASCEVVIERALKKVPGVHHVNVNKAKEQAIVECEENVSQEKLQEAVKEKGYTLHSLECDNPQTTNTSVPKSKRYLEIGAVSIVLIGIYFLLQYFKFIPALAVTDSMSYGFIFVLGLIAATSTCLAVSGGLLLALSTKFNQAHPNLTSIQRFRPHIFFNVGRILSYTIFGAGIGYLGSLITLSPAFTGSVTILVSILMIIIGLQMLHIFPWLDHIQIKMPKWIAHRIHEKSNDQEHTKHRTASFLFGAATFFLPCGFTQALQLYVLANANPAMGALTMLVFSLGTLPAFIGIGALSSIKKASFQRHFMTIAAVVVIFFGIVSISSGYTLVRSNIDLGSDPTSTIPPVPIINGVQIVEMTVDGIDYLPLEFTLKQGVPVEWRIDGTKAEGCTQVIAIPKLGITKRLSTTDITIVEFTPQKAGEIQFTCGMGMAGPGTFNVIE, from the coding sequence ATGAAAAAATGTACCTATTCCATTAAAGGCATGCACTGCGCAAGTTGTGAAGTCGTCATCGAACGTGCCCTCAAAAAAGTGCCGGGCGTGCACCATGTCAACGTCAATAAAGCCAAAGAGCAGGCTATTGTAGAGTGCGAAGAAAATGTCTCACAAGAAAAACTTCAAGAAGCAGTTAAAGAAAAGGGGTACACTCTTCACTCTTTAGAATGTGATAACCCCCAAACAACAAATACATCAGTACCAAAATCTAAACGCTATCTTGAAATCGGGGCTGTGAGTATTGTTCTCATCGGGATTTATTTTCTTTTGCAGTATTTCAAATTTATTCCCGCGTTAGCCGTTACTGATAGTATGAGTTATGGCTTTATTTTTGTGCTTGGTCTCATCGCTGCGACCTCAACGTGTTTAGCAGTATCGGGCGGATTACTTCTTGCCCTCTCAACGAAATTCAACCAAGCTCATCCTAACCTCACAAGCATACAACGTTTTCGACCACATATTTTTTTCAATGTTGGTCGAATCCTTTCCTACACTATATTTGGGGCGGGAATTGGGTATCTTGGTTCACTCATTACCCTCTCACCTGCATTTACTGGGTCAGTAACTATCCTAGTCAGTATTTTAATGATCATTATTGGTCTGCAAATGTTGCATATCTTTCCTTGGTTAGATCACATTCAAATCAAGATGCCTAAGTGGATTGCCCATAGAATCCATGAAAAAAGTAACGATCAAGAGCACACGAAACATCGCACTGCATCATTTCTCTTTGGTGCAGCCACGTTTTTCTTACCGTGTGGGTTTACACAAGCTCTGCAACTCTATGTTCTTGCAAATGCGAATCCTGCAATGGGCGCTCTTACCATGCTTGTTTTCTCATTGGGAACCCTCCCTGCATTCATTGGCATTGGTGCGCTTTCAAGTATCAAGAAAGCATCTTTCCAGCGTCATTTTATGACTATTGCTGCAGTTGTCGTAATCTTCTTTGGAATAGTGAGTATCTCATCAGGTTACACGCTTGTACGTTCTAACATTGATTTAGGATCAGATCCCACTTCAACAATTCCGCCTGTTCCCATAATCAATGGCGTTCAGATTGTCGAGATGACTGTGGATGGCATTGATTATCTTCCCCTAGAATTTACACTCAAGCAAGGCGTGCCAGTTGAGTGGAGAATTGATGGAACAAAAGCAGAAGGATGTACTCAAGTCATCGCGATTCCTAAGTTAGGCATTACCAAGCGACTCTCAACAACTGATATTACTATTGTCGAGTTTACTCCTCAAAAAGCAGGAGAAATTCAATTTACCTGCGGCATGGGTATGGCCGGACCAGGAACATTTAATGTTATTGAGTAA
- a CDS encoding quinone-dependent dihydroorotate dehydrogenase: MYQRLIKPILFRSDPEKVHDRATNTGIFLGKHAFSKKIISTCFAYSHPSLVQKIHNITFQNPVGLAAGFDKNANLMDILPSIGFGFEEIGSVTAKPCAGNPAPRLWRVPERKSLVVYYGLKNEGCHAIAKKIHGRTFKFPLGISIAKTNCAETCDAQVGVDDYVEGFRVLEPYANYLTINISCPNAYGGQPFTDPNLLEMLLAQLDTIPTTKPIFIKFSPDLTLTQVDDLLQVINQHRIHGLIISNLVKDRSKANLSPEILARIGPGGLSGKIVEPFANDMISYIYQKTKGKYTLVGCGGIFNAQDAYEKICRGASLVQLITGMVYEGPALIGKVNKSLVELLKKDGFTNISQAVGSKNHLS, translated from the coding sequence ATGTACCAGCGTCTCATAAAACCAATTCTATTTCGATCAGATCCCGAAAAGGTACATGATCGGGCAACCAATACGGGAATCTTTCTAGGAAAACATGCGTTCTCCAAAAAGATTATCTCTACGTGCTTTGCCTATTCTCATCCTTCACTAGTTCAAAAGATCCACAATATTACATTCCAAAATCCTGTTGGCTTAGCCGCAGGTTTTGATAAAAACGCTAATCTGATGGATATTCTTCCCAGTATCGGTTTTGGATTTGAAGAAATTGGTTCAGTCACCGCAAAACCCTGTGCAGGAAATCCTGCTCCACGTTTGTGGCGTGTTCCTGAACGCAAATCTCTCGTAGTGTATTATGGTCTTAAAAATGAAGGCTGTCATGCCATTGCCAAAAAAATACACGGACGTACATTCAAATTCCCTTTGGGCATAAGTATTGCAAAAACGAATTGTGCAGAGACGTGTGATGCCCAAGTGGGAGTAGATGATTACGTAGAAGGCTTTCGTGTTCTTGAACCCTACGCAAATTATCTTACTATTAACATTAGTTGTCCTAATGCCTATGGGGGTCAACCTTTTACTGATCCTAACTTACTAGAGATGCTACTTGCTCAACTTGACACAATCCCTACGACTAAGCCAATTTTCATTAAATTCTCACCAGATTTAACTCTAACGCAAGTAGATGATTTACTCCAAGTTATTAACCAACATCGAATTCATGGTCTTATAATTTCCAATCTGGTCAAAGACAGATCAAAAGCTAATCTCTCTCCAGAGATTCTTGCAAGAATTGGGCCTGGTGGATTGAGCGGAAAAATTGTCGAACCATTTGCCAACGATATGATTTCCTACATCTACCAAAAAACTAAAGGGAAATATACTCTTGTTGGTTGTGGTGGCATCTTTAACGCACAGGATGCGTATGAGAAAATCTGTCGAGGTGCAAGTCTTGTTCAACTTATTACGGGCATGGTTTATGAAGGTCCAGCACTCATAGGTAAAGTAAACAAAAGTCTCGTAGAATTATTAAAAAAAGATGGTTTTACCAATATTTCTCAAGCAGTAGGGAGTAAGAATCATCTTTCATAA